In Natronomonas halophila, one DNA window encodes the following:
- the uvrB gene encoding excinuclease ABC subunit UvrB, with protein sequence MSDTGPLQPDRPDLDRPLEVDAPFDPAGDQPDAIRQLVEGYESGAEKQTLLGVTGSGKTNTVSWVLEDLQQPTLVLAHNKTLAAQLYEEFRNLFPNNAVEYFVSYYDYYQPEAYVEQTDTYIDKDMSINEEIERLRHSATRSLLTRDDVIVVASVSAIYGLGDPGNYENMALRLEQGAEMGRDDLLKRLVDLNYERNDVDFQQGTFRVRGDTVEVYPMYGRHALRVEFWGDEIDRIMKVDVLKGDVVSQEPAALVHPAEHYSIPEQRLERAIREIEDLMEERVSYFERQGDMVAAQRIEERTTFDIEMLRETGHCSGIENYSVHMSDRESGDAPYTLLDYFPDDFLTVIDESHQTIPQIKGQYEGDKSRKDSLVENGFRLPTAYDNRPLTFEEFEEKTDRTLYVSATPGDYEREHSAQIVEQIVRPTYLVDPEVEVSPAEGQVEDVLERIENTPDDERVLVTTLTKRMAEDLTEYLEGAGIDVAYMHDETDTLERHELIRSLRLGEIQILVGINLLREGLDIPEVSLVAILDADQEGFLRSETTLVQTMGRAARNVNGKVVLYADDETDSMQSAIEETRRRREIQTEFNEEHGHEPRTIEKEVGETNLPGAETDTDGVAGVEADSVDEAEELIERLEDRMNEAAENLEFELAADIRDRIRELRQTFEELDDPDEGVPTPDDEF encoded by the coding sequence ATGAGCGACACCGGGCCACTCCAGCCTGACCGTCCCGACCTCGACCGCCCGCTGGAGGTCGACGCGCCGTTCGACCCCGCGGGCGACCAACCCGACGCCATCCGGCAGTTGGTCGAGGGCTACGAGAGCGGGGCCGAAAAACAGACCCTCCTCGGGGTGACGGGCTCCGGCAAGACAAATACCGTCTCGTGGGTCCTCGAAGACCTCCAGCAGCCGACGCTCGTCCTCGCGCACAACAAGACGCTCGCCGCCCAACTCTACGAGGAGTTCCGCAACCTGTTTCCGAACAACGCCGTCGAGTACTTCGTCTCCTATTACGACTACTACCAGCCCGAGGCCTACGTCGAGCAGACGGACACCTACATCGACAAGGACATGTCCATCAACGAGGAAATCGAGCGCCTCCGCCACTCCGCGACGCGCTCCCTCTTGACCCGCGACGATGTCATCGTCGTCGCCTCCGTGTCGGCCATCTACGGCCTAGGTGACCCGGGCAACTACGAGAACATGGCCCTCCGACTGGAGCAGGGCGCGGAGATGGGCCGCGACGATCTGCTGAAACGGCTGGTCGACCTGAACTACGAGCGCAACGACGTCGACTTCCAGCAGGGTACCTTCCGCGTGCGCGGTGACACCGTCGAAGTCTATCCGATGTACGGCCGCCACGCCCTCCGCGTGGAGTTCTGGGGCGACGAAATCGACCGCATCATGAAGGTCGACGTACTGAAAGGCGACGTCGTCTCCCAGGAACCCGCCGCGCTGGTCCACCCGGCGGAACACTACTCCATCCCGGAACAGCGCCTCGAACGCGCAATCAGAGAAATCGAGGATCTGATGGAAGAGCGGGTCAGCTACTTCGAGCGGCAGGGCGACATGGTCGCTGCCCAGCGCATCGAGGAACGGACCACCTTCGACATCGAGATGCTCCGGGAGACGGGCCACTGCTCGGGCATCGAGAACTACTCGGTCCACATGTCGGACCGCGAATCGGGAGACGCGCCCTACACGCTGCTGGATTACTTCCCCGACGACTTCCTGACGGTCATCGACGAATCCCACCAGACCATCCCACAGATTAAGGGCCAATACGAGGGCGACAAATCCCGGAAGGACTCGCTGGTCGAGAACGGCTTCCGCCTGCCGACGGCCTACGATAACCGCCCCTTGACCTTCGAGGAGTTCGAGGAGAAGACCGACCGCACGCTCTACGTCTCGGCGACGCCGGGCGATTACGAGCGGGAACACTCGGCCCAGATCGTCGAACAGATCGTCCGGCCCACGTACCTCGTCGACCCCGAAGTCGAGGTGTCACCGGCCGAAGGACAGGTCGAGGATGTCCTCGAACGCATCGAGAACACGCCCGACGACGAGCGCGTGCTGGTGACGACCCTGACCAAACGGATGGCCGAGGACCTCACGGAGTATCTGGAAGGTGCGGGCATCGACGTGGCCTACATGCACGACGAGACGGACACGCTGGAACGCCACGAACTCATCCGGTCGCTCCGTCTCGGCGAGATTCAGATCTTGGTCGGCATCAACCTCCTCCGGGAAGGTCTGGACATCCCCGAAGTCTCACTGGTCGCCATCCTCGATGCCGACCAGGAGGGGTTCCTCCGCTCGGAGACGACACTCGTCCAGACGATGGGTCGAGCGGCTCGGAACGTCAACGGCAAGGTCGTGCTCTACGCCGACGACGAGACGGATTCGATGCAATCCGCCATCGAGGAGACCCGCCGCCGTCGCGAGATTCAGACCGAGTTCAACGAGGAACACGGCCACGAACCGCGGACCATCGAGAAGGAAGTCGGCGAGACGAACCTGCCGGGCGCCGAAACCGACACCGACGGCGTGGCGGGTGTCGAGGCCGACTCCGTCGACGAGGCCGAAGAACTCATCGAACGACTCGAAGACCGGATGAACGAGGCCGCCGAGAATCTCGAATTCGAACTCGCGGCCGACATCCGGGACCGCATCCGCGAGTTGCGACAGACCTTCGAGGAACTCGACGACCCCGACGAGGGCGTCCCCACGCCCGACGACGAGTTCTGA
- a CDS encoding CbtA family protein, with protein sequence MYDYLQRGALAGAVGGGAYGLYMALVGNPLVAHAETLAHESHAHEHAHEVSEPLVSEGLMQAISVGSGVALGLLFGVVVFGVVAFLVEPALPERGQSYLLGLAGFLTVSGVPWLVLPPAAPGVETSLAVGTSRYLYVGLIATGAIACLAAGSIYTRLSDHGNAVAGVAGVAVFTAIVGVAVLVAPSPTYESALPASFESLYVGAIVVGQLGLWGITAATHARLKSSRTERPPDVRPIAAD encoded by the coding sequence ATGTACGACTACCTGCAGCGCGGCGCGCTCGCGGGCGCCGTCGGCGGCGGCGCCTACGGCCTCTACATGGCGCTTGTCGGCAACCCGCTGGTCGCACACGCCGAGACGCTGGCTCACGAAAGCCACGCCCACGAACACGCCCATGAGGTCTCCGAACCGCTCGTCAGCGAGGGGCTGATGCAGGCCATCTCGGTCGGCAGCGGCGTCGCCCTCGGCCTGCTGTTCGGCGTCGTCGTCTTCGGGGTCGTCGCCTTCCTCGTCGAACCGGCGCTACCCGAACGCGGGCAGAGCTACCTGCTGGGCCTCGCCGGCTTCCTGACCGTCTCGGGCGTCCCGTGGCTCGTCCTGCCGCCGGCCGCGCCGGGCGTCGAAACGAGTCTCGCCGTTGGGACGAGCCGGTATTTATACGTCGGCCTGATAGCGACGGGTGCGATTGCCTGCCTCGCGGCGGGTTCGATATATACTCGTCTGTCGGACCACGGAAACGCCGTTGCGGGCGTCGCTGGCGTCGCCGTTTTCACGGCAATCGTCGGCGTGGCGGTCCTCGTCGCACCGTCGCCGACCTACGAGAGCGCGCTCCCCGCGTCCTTCGAGTCGCTCTACGTCGGCGCGATTGTCGTTGGGCAACTCGGTCTGTGGGGAATCACCGCGGCAACGCACGCCCGCCTGAAAAGCAGTCGAACTGAGCGGCCCCCGGACGTTCGCCCGATAGCGGCCGACTAG
- a CDS encoding precorrin-8X methylmutase, with the protein MTTNPDFEEYADLGATTSDAMEIAETSMDRVHEIVPQETLADRVRAKSVHATGDPEFQHLMRFTGADESEPLRAGAQAVLDEQPIVTDITMVKSGITGRGHDCEVKKAIGNGAELAAETGMTRTAASVLELDKEGIYDGAIAAVGNAPTAALALADCIEQGTRPAVIVGTPVGFVKAAKSRKRLREVCEEHGVPAITNVGRRGGSGLAAGLTNELVHVASDVRDGEVEL; encoded by the coding sequence ATGACGACTAACCCAGACTTCGAGGAGTACGCCGACCTCGGCGCGACTACCTCGGACGCCATGGAAATCGCCGAAACGAGCATGGACCGCGTCCACGAAATCGTCCCACAGGAGACGCTGGCCGACCGGGTCCGCGCGAAGTCGGTCCACGCAACCGGCGACCCCGAGTTCCAGCACCTGATGCGGTTTACCGGCGCCGACGAATCCGAGCCGCTCCGGGCCGGCGCGCAGGCAGTCCTCGACGAACAGCCCATCGTCACCGACATCACGATGGTCAAATCCGGCATCACGGGCCGCGGCCACGATTGTGAGGTCAAGAAGGCCATCGGCAACGGCGCGGAACTGGCCGCCGAGACGGGGATGACCCGGACCGCTGCCTCAGTGCTGGAACTCGACAAGGAGGGCATCTACGACGGTGCCATCGCGGCCGTCGGCAACGCGCCGACCGCGGCCCTCGCGCTGGCGGACTGCATCGAGCAGGGTACCCGCCCGGCCGTCATCGTCGGGACGCCCGTGGGGTTCGTGAAGGCCGCCAAGAGCCGAAAACGGCTCCGAGAGGTCTGCGAGGAACACGGCGTGCCGGCCATCACGAACGTCGGCCGACGCGGCGGCAGCGGCCTCGCCGCCGGCCTGACGAACGAACTGGTCCACGTGGCGAGTGATGTTAGAGATGGTGAGGTCGAACTGTGA
- a CDS encoding CbtB domain-containing protein produces the protein MPVANDTVSDRIDTAAGTLSPTQVALGLAAITLGLFLLAFAGDPLVHDAMHNGRHVAGVICH, from the coding sequence ATGCCGGTCGCAAACGACACCGTTTCGGACCGTATCGACACCGCCGCTGGGACGCTCTCGCCGACGCAGGTCGCGCTCGGCCTCGCCGCCATCACGCTGGGGCTGTTCCTGCTGGCCTTTGCGGGCGACCCGCTCGTCCACGACGCCATGCACAACGGCCGCCACGTCGCCGGTGTCATCTGTCACTGA
- a CDS encoding ATP-binding protein yields MFDFAETKSVSTPFGAVVGQERLKEALLTVAADDGLDGLLATGEKGTAKSTLVRGLADLLPDQRAVADCPYGCPPDDRSQQCNDCRERAFLPVETRPVPLVTLPLGATRERVVGTLSVSDALAGETEFDPGLLARANRGILYVDEVNLLDDHLVDVLLDAAASGENRVERDGVSVAHPAEFTLVGTMNPEEGDLRPQLRDRFALSVEVRGERDVEDRVAIIDDNLGDSGRADDTTDYRRRLRQAREMLGEVELTDEQKRDIAELCLEAGVEGHRADIATARSARALAALDGRPTVTDADLERAAELALAHRMQSRPFEDAPDAEDVIDDHFDEDEEGEEGEEADDEETDPEEEPEPEGEDEGEADDREDAEGGEPSDDSANPGDESDDGDPPTPDQQPAPQPSEADDAEAAEPGAEAGDDTDADSDDPEEATPLVPGQQREAPTDAISPDVEASEIDGAEGTGRAAAAPATGNRGTRVRTEPAENGHGVDAAASVRAAASRGADGVETRDLRRSVRSGEGEALVVFAVDASASMRSAMRTAKGVTLDLLEDAYTERDSVSVVAFAGDEAEVLLPPTDSVTLAARHLKDLPTGDRTPLPAGLRSAAEVVDRADPEAAVVVVVSDGRANAADNPTADTRRAAAALAETGARVVCVEAGDERGLLSEVVAATEGDRVPLDALTPERIEQAVANARR; encoded by the coding sequence GTGTTTGATTTCGCCGAAACCAAAAGCGTTTCCACGCCGTTCGGCGCGGTCGTGGGCCAGGAGCGACTGAAGGAGGCGCTCCTGACCGTCGCGGCCGACGACGGGCTTGACGGCCTGCTCGCCACCGGCGAGAAGGGCACCGCCAAATCCACGCTGGTGCGGGGACTGGCCGACCTCCTGCCCGACCAGCGCGCCGTGGCGGATTGCCCCTACGGCTGTCCGCCCGACGACCGCTCGCAGCAATGCAACGACTGCCGCGAGCGCGCGTTTCTGCCGGTGGAGACGCGACCCGTCCCGCTGGTTACCCTGCCGCTGGGCGCGACCCGCGAGCGCGTCGTCGGTACCCTCTCCGTCTCGGACGCGCTGGCCGGCGAGACCGAGTTCGACCCCGGCCTCCTGGCCCGCGCCAATCGCGGTATCCTCTACGTCGACGAGGTGAACCTACTCGACGACCACCTCGTCGACGTTCTGCTCGACGCTGCCGCTTCCGGCGAGAACCGTGTCGAACGCGACGGCGTCAGCGTCGCCCATCCCGCCGAGTTCACCCTCGTCGGGACGATGAACCCCGAGGAAGGCGACCTCCGGCCCCAACTCCGGGACCGATTCGCCCTCTCCGTCGAGGTTCGCGGTGAGCGCGACGTCGAGGATCGCGTCGCCATTATCGACGACAACCTCGGCGATTCCGGTCGGGCAGACGACACCACCGACTACCGCCGACGGCTTCGGCAGGCCCGCGAGATGCTGGGCGAGGTCGAACTCACCGACGAGCAGAAGCGCGATATCGCGGAACTCTGTCTCGAAGCGGGCGTCGAAGGCCATCGCGCCGACATAGCGACTGCCCGGTCGGCGCGAGCGCTGGCGGCGCTGGACGGCCGACCGACCGTCACCGACGCTGACCTCGAACGCGCGGCGGAACTCGCGCTTGCCCACCGGATGCAGTCCCGGCCCTTCGAGGACGCACCGGACGCCGAGGATGTCATTGACGATCACTTCGACGAGGACGAGGAGGGTGAGGAAGGCGAGGAGGCGGACGATGAGGAGACTGATCCCGAGGAAGAGCCGGAACCCGAAGGCGAGGATGAGGGCGAGGCCGACGACAGGGAAGACGCCGAGGGCGGCGAACCGTCCGATGACTCTGCCAACCCCGGTGACGAGTCCGACGACGGTGACCCCCCCACACCCGACCAGCAGCCGGCCCCGCAACCGAGCGAGGCCGACGACGCCGAGGCGGCCGAACCGGGGGCCGAGGCCGGTGACGATACCGACGCTGACTCCGATGACCCCGAGGAAGCGACGCCGCTCGTCCCGGGCCAGCAGCGCGAGGCACCTACCGACGCCATTTCGCCGGATGTCGAGGCATCCGAAATCGACGGTGCTGAGGGAACGGGCCGAGCGGCCGCGGCACCGGCGACCGGCAATCGCGGGACGCGCGTGCGCACCGAACCGGCCGAAAATGGCCACGGAGTCGACGCCGCCGCCTCGGTCCGGGCGGCGGCCAGTCGGGGCGCCGACGGCGTCGAGACGCGCGATCTCCGGCGGTCGGTCCGCTCCGGTGAGGGCGAGGCGCTCGTCGTCTTCGCCGTCGACGCGAGTGCGTCGATGCGGTCGGCGATGCGGACGGCCAAGGGCGTTACCCTCGACTTGCTGGAGGACGCCTACACCGAGCGCGACAGCGTCTCCGTCGTCGCCTTCGCGGGCGACGAGGCCGAGGTACTCCTGCCGCCGACGGATTCGGTGACGCTCGCGGCGCGACACCTGAAGGACCTGCCGACCGGCGACCGGACGCCCCTGCCAGCGGGCCTGCGGAGCGCCGCGGAAGTCGTCGACCGCGCGGACCCGGAGGCTGCGGTCGTGGTCGTCGTCTCGGACGGCCGGGCCAACGCGGCCGATAATCCGACGGCCGACACCCGCCGTGCTGCGGCGGCGCTCGCCGAAACGGGCGCCCGCGTGGTCTGTGTCGAAGCGGGCGACGAGCGCGGCCTGCTTTCGGAGGTCGTCGCCGCCACGGAGGGCGACCGCGTGCCGCTGGACGCGCTGACGCCCGAACGTATCGAGCAGGCGGTGGCGAACGCGCGGCGATAG
- a CDS encoding helix-turn-helix domain-containing protein, whose product MTVEVRLIGPEGNETHEFDDEAADRLCRPTTLELLRTLASEEPTSIREAARLVDRDVRQVHDNLWKLGELGLVEFDRSGQSHRPFVTYERIEVEIDL is encoded by the coding sequence ATGACCGTCGAAGTACGCCTCATCGGCCCCGAGGGGAACGAAACCCACGAGTTCGACGACGAGGCGGCCGACCGACTATGCCGACCGACCACTCTCGAACTCCTGCGAACGCTGGCCAGCGAGGAGCCAACGAGTATCCGCGAGGCCGCCCGGCTGGTGGACCGCGACGTCCGGCAGGTCCACGACAACCTCTGGAAACTTGGCGAACTCGGCCTCGTGGAGTTCGACCGGAGCGGCCAGTCCCACCGGCCGTTCGTCACTTACGAGCGTATCGAAGTCGAAATCGACCTCTAG
- a CDS encoding cobalt-precorrin-7 (C(5))-methyltransferase, with protein sequence MTEPVDFPEEPAELAASAPETRGDEPVYAVGIGPGNTEFLTRRGARAIGEADVVVGFETVVDFVREEIDGEVLTCGYRDEPEVLAKFAERVADGATGTAVLMGDPNHSGYQFVGKVEAAIEAADVNRPVEVVPGISSLQIAASRARTPMEETTFVTLHKSGPIESDLQRLERDVGERNLLVLPRPYDWMPERIAHRLLESGAPDCETLVLERLTHPDESITRTSLSALAADIDSKEATAFSDLSVLAVRR encoded by the coding sequence GTGACGGAACCGGTCGACTTCCCCGAGGAACCCGCCGAGCTCGCGGCCAGCGCACCCGAAACACGGGGCGACGAGCCAGTCTACGCGGTCGGCATCGGCCCCGGCAACACCGAGTTCCTCACTCGCCGCGGCGCCCGCGCAATCGGGGAGGCCGACGTCGTCGTCGGCTTCGAGACGGTCGTGGATTTCGTCCGCGAGGAAATCGACGGCGAGGTGCTGACCTGCGGCTACCGCGACGAACCCGAAGTGCTCGCGAAGTTCGCCGAGCGCGTGGCCGACGGCGCGACGGGAACGGCCGTCCTGATGGGCGACCCGAACCACTCGGGGTACCAGTTCGTCGGGAAGGTCGAGGCGGCCATCGAGGCCGCCGATGTCAACCGCCCCGTCGAGGTGGTTCCCGGCATCTCGTCACTCCAAATCGCCGCGAGTCGTGCCCGGACGCCGATGGAGGAGACGACGTTCGTCACCCTCCATAAGAGCGGGCCCATCGAAAGCGACCTCCAGCGGCTTGAGCGGGACGTCGGCGAGCGGAACCTGCTCGTGCTGCCGCGCCCCTACGATTGGATGCCCGAGCGAATCGCCCACCGCCTGCTCGAATCGGGCGCACCGGATTGTGAGACGCTCGTACTCGAGCGGCTGACCCACCCCGACGAGTCAATAACCCGGACGTCGCTGTCGGCGTTGGCGGCCGACATAGATTCAAAAGAGGCGACCGCCTTCTCGGACCTCTCGGTGCTGGCCGTCCGTCGGTAG
- the cobN gene encoding cobaltochelatase subunit CobN codes for MPRIGLYTATENELGALQRAADKVDSDLVVRSESDLDEPDDVEAFCDELADCDVVVLWLHGAEDSMPGYDRAIDRCYDAGVPVVVKATGDAFAIEDTTVPGSVRDTVCEYLEKGGSANLANAVRYLADRFTTVDREYDAPVDLPTEGVYHPDHPGASYEELRATLDPDRPTVAVWFYESHWTHENTRYVDSLVRAIEAEGADALPVFCNPVTDSDEQEDAEWVVDNWLTSEDGDPLVDAVCSSFMFSLSMSERGRDASDEGSDAEEVFLKRLGVPVIQTVTTMRSRSRYQSSDTGVMGFELALSVALPEFDGNVITHPISGKERTDDEAGIGSAPKQHFPIEDRVDHAASLVVNWANLRYTPNDEKNVAVVLHNYPPSDDGIGTAFGLDSPESTVNLLDELRARDYDLGGQFPDSGQELIETLTSQLTLDDRWVAPEDVRDRSVDVVSSEQYDEWWAEADPDFRENVVKEWGEAPDRPFAIPGAEFGNVLVTVQPPRGFGMDPSKVYHDSDLQPPHDYYAFYAWLRNDFDADAVVHLGTHGSLEWLPGKTVGLDGESAPDALVSDLPNVYPYIINNPGEGTQAKRRSYAAIVDYLTPPMANAGTYDELAELEELADQYREAGSEAGETVERLLREAVDELDLAVELGIAGDIDEKADVRGPEEAGTSLAEGEVSGDVIGVDELVERVHAYLTDVKSTQIRMGLHTMSEPPEDDSLVEYLVALTRLENPGAPSLRESVAGVLGVDYQTMLDSPGEYDETLGMTYSQAADAVHEKSVELVETLAEYDFDVPESNVDAGPDDEVNMNLLVVDIDPLGDARVQGGAHDDLREVLAYICEEAAPSVLEAEEEIPQTVDALNGEYVPPGGSGAPTRGGVDLLPTGRNFYTLDPRKVPAKSAWEVGREVADGTLEHHHDEHGEYPEEIGVVAWGTPTVRTRGETIAQVLALMGIEPVWTDAGRIDDVEPIPLDELGRPRVDATTRVSGLFRDAFPQAAGVIHDAVDAVVDLDESHEENFVKKHVEEEAEELEEEGMDPEEARDAAMPRVFTTRPGGYGAGTNKAVDEGNWEDRSDLAEVYVQWGGYAMGSRGRVSEDHDGFRRRLGSVDATVKIEDTMEQDEFDSSDWYAFHGGFITAVSEVSGEEPASYVGDSSDPDNIDVYTNEEKVRKAMRARVLNPEWLDSMEEHGYKGAGDLSQTVDVTLGWDATTDVVSDTLWNEVAEKYAFDEDRQEWMRDVNPWALESITDTLLEAIERDFWDADDETEERLQDLNLRVDGDLEERATDAGRGDGHSTEVASDDD; via the coding sequence ATGCCCCGGATTGGACTCTACACCGCGACCGAAAACGAACTGGGCGCTCTGCAGCGCGCCGCCGACAAGGTCGATTCGGACCTCGTCGTCCGCTCGGAGAGCGACCTCGACGAACCCGATGACGTCGAGGCGTTCTGCGACGAACTAGCCGACTGCGACGTCGTCGTCTTGTGGCTCCACGGCGCCGAGGACTCGATGCCGGGCTACGACCGGGCCATCGACCGCTGTTACGACGCCGGCGTCCCCGTCGTCGTGAAGGCGACCGGCGACGCCTTCGCCATCGAGGATACGACCGTCCCGGGCAGCGTCCGGGATACCGTCTGCGAGTACCTCGAAAAAGGCGGGAGCGCGAACCTCGCCAACGCCGTCCGGTACCTCGCCGACCGCTTTACGACCGTCGACCGCGAGTACGACGCCCCCGTCGACCTGCCGACCGAAGGCGTCTACCACCCAGACCACCCCGGCGCATCTTACGAGGAACTGCGCGCGACGCTGGACCCCGACCGGCCGACCGTCGCCGTCTGGTTCTACGAATCCCACTGGACCCACGAGAACACCCGCTACGTCGATTCGCTGGTGCGGGCCATCGAGGCGGAGGGTGCCGACGCCCTACCCGTCTTCTGTAACCCCGTCACCGACAGCGACGAGCAGGAAGACGCCGAGTGGGTCGTCGACAACTGGCTCACCTCCGAGGACGGCGACCCCCTCGTGGACGCCGTCTGCTCGTCGTTCATGTTCTCGCTGTCGATGTCCGAGCGCGGCCGCGATGCCAGCGACGAAGGCTCCGACGCCGAGGAAGTCTTCCTCAAGCGCCTCGGCGTCCCTGTCATCCAGACGGTGACGACGATGCGCTCGCGGTCGCGCTACCAGTCCAGCGACACGGGCGTCATGGGCTTCGAACTCGCCCTTTCCGTCGCGTTGCCGGAGTTCGACGGCAACGTCATCACCCACCCCATCTCGGGCAAGGAACGCACCGACGACGAAGCGGGCATCGGCAGCGCGCCGAAACAGCACTTCCCCATCGAGGACCGCGTCGACCACGCCGCCTCGCTGGTCGTCAACTGGGCGAACCTGCGATATACGCCCAACGACGAGAAGAACGTCGCCGTCGTCCTCCACAACTACCCGCCGAGCGACGACGGCATCGGGACTGCCTTCGGCCTCGACTCGCCGGAGTCGACGGTCAACCTGCTCGATGAACTGCGCGCGCGGGACTACGATTTGGGAGGGCAATTCCCCGACTCGGGTCAGGAGCTTATCGAGACGCTCACCTCACAACTCACGCTGGACGACCGCTGGGTCGCCCCCGAGGACGTTCGGGACCGCTCGGTGGACGTTGTCTCGTCCGAGCAGTACGACGAGTGGTGGGCCGAGGCGGACCCCGACTTCCGCGAGAACGTCGTCAAGGAGTGGGGCGAGGCGCCGGACCGACCCTTCGCCATCCCTGGCGCGGAGTTCGGCAACGTCCTCGTGACCGTCCAGCCCCCGCGTGGGTTCGGTATGGACCCCTCGAAGGTATACCACGACTCGGACCTCCAGCCGCCGCACGACTACTACGCCTTCTACGCGTGGCTCCGCAACGACTTCGACGCCGACGCCGTCGTCCATCTCGGTACCCACGGCTCCTTGGAGTGGCTTCCGGGCAAGACGGTTGGCCTCGACGGCGAGTCCGCACCCGACGCGCTCGTCTCCGACCTGCCGAACGTCTACCCCTACATCATCAACAACCCCGGCGAGGGCACGCAGGCGAAACGCCGCTCCTACGCCGCCATCGTCGACTACCTCACGCCGCCGATGGCCAACGCCGGAACCTACGACGAACTCGCGGAACTCGAAGAGTTGGCCGACCAGTACCGCGAGGCCGGCAGCGAGGCCGGTGAGACGGTCGAACGCCTCCTCCGGGAGGCGGTCGACGAACTCGACCTCGCGGTCGAACTCGGAATCGCGGGCGACATCGACGAGAAAGCCGACGTACGCGGGCCCGAGGAAGCCGGCACAAGCCTTGCCGAGGGTGAGGTTTCAGGCGATGTAATCGGCGTCGACGAACTCGTCGAGCGCGTCCACGCCTACCTGACCGACGTGAAATCGACTCAGATTCGGATGGGGCTGCACACGATGAGCGAACCCCCCGAAGACGACTCCCTCGTGGAATACCTCGTCGCGCTCACCCGCCTCGAAAACCCCGGTGCGCCATCCCTCCGCGAGAGCGTCGCAGGCGTGCTGGGTGTCGACTACCAGACGATGCTCGATTCGCCCGGCGAGTACGACGAGACGCTCGGCATGACCTACTCGCAGGCCGCCGACGCGGTCCACGAGAAGAGCGTCGAACTGGTCGAGACGCTCGCCGAGTACGATTTCGACGTGCCCGAATCCAACGTCGATGCCGGCCCCGACGACGAAGTGAACATGAACCTGCTCGTCGTCGACATCGACCCGCTCGGCGACGCCCGCGTGCAGGGCGGCGCCCACGACGACCTCCGGGAGGTGCTGGCCTACATCTGCGAGGAGGCCGCCCCGAGCGTGCTGGAAGCAGAGGAGGAGATTCCACAGACCGTCGACGCGCTCAATGGCGAATACGTCCCGCCGGGCGGAAGCGGCGCGCCGACCCGCGGCGGCGTTGACCTGCTGCCGACGGGCCGGAACTTCTACACGCTGGACCCCCGGAAAGTGCCCGCCAAATCGGCGTGGGAGGTCGGCCGTGAGGTGGCCGACGGCACACTCGAACACCATCACGACGAACACGGCGAGTATCCCGAGGAAATCGGCGTCGTGGCGTGGGGGACGCCCACCGTTCGAACCCGTGGCGAGACCATCGCGCAGGTGCTCGCGCTGATGGGCATCGAACCGGTCTGGACCGACGCCGGCCGCATCGACGACGTGGAGCCGATTCCGCTCGACGAACTGGGACGGCCCCGCGTCGACGCGACGACCCGCGTCTCGGGGCTGTTCCGCGACGCCTTCCCGCAGGCGGCGGGTGTCATCCACGACGCCGTCGATGCCGTCGTCGACCTCGACGAGTCCCACGAGGAGAACTTCGTCAAGAAACACGTCGAGGAGGAAGCCGAGGAACTGGAAGAAGAGGGTATGGACCCCGAGGAGGCCCGCGACGCAGCGATGCCGCGAGTCTTCACCACGCGTCCGGGCGGCTACGGCGCCGGCACGAACAAGGCCGTCGACGAGGGGAACTGGGAGGACCGCTCCGATTTAGCGGAGGTCTACGTCCAGTGGGGCGGCTACGCGATGGGTTCGCGCGGCCGCGTGAGCGAGGACCACGACGGCTTCCGCCGGCGCCTCGGCAGCGTCGACGCGACGGTCAAAATCGAGGACACGATGGAACAGGACGAGTTCGACTCCTCGGACTGGTATGCCTTCCACGGCGGCTTCATCACCGCCGTCTCCGAAGTATCGGGCGAAGAACCCGCCTCCTACGTCGGCGACTCCTCGGACCCGGACAACATCGACGTCTACACGAACGAGGAGAAGGTCCGCAAGGCGATGCGCGCCCGCGTGCTCAACCCCGAATGGCTCGATTCGATGGAAGAGCACGGCTACAAGGGCGCCGGCGACCTCTCCCAGACGGTCGACGTGACGCTCGGGTGGGACGCCACCACCGACGTCGTCAGCGACACGCTCTGGAACGAGGTGGCCGAGAAGTACGCCTTCGACGAGGACCGCCAGGAGTGGATGCGCGACGTGAACCCGTGGGCGCTGGAATCCATCACGGACACCCTGCTGGAAGCCATCGAGCGGGACTTCTGGGACGCCGACGATGAAACCGAGGAACGGCTGCAGGACCTCAACCTGCGCGTGGATGGGGACCTGGAGGAACGAGCGACGGATGCTGGTCGTGGCGACGGCCACTCCACGGAGGTGGCCAGCGATGACGACTAA